A part of Saccopteryx bilineata isolate mSacBil1 chromosome 12, mSacBil1_pri_phased_curated, whole genome shotgun sequence genomic DNA contains:
- the MTRF1L gene encoding peptide chain release factor 1-like, mitochondrial, with the protein MRSQLLRTVVRCLGARPAVALARRHASCGSPVLEELFARGGPLRTFLERQGGSESQLQVRGPELVAAAKLLGEKEQELRETERLLHDENEDLRKLAENEIISCQKEVAQLKHQIILLLVPSEETDESDLILEVTAGVGGQEAMLFTSEIFDMYQQYAAFKRWHFETLEYFPSEIGGLRHASASIGGSEAYKNMKFEGGVHRVQRVPRTEKQGRIHTSTMTVAILPQPTEINLVINPKDLRIDTKRASGAGGQHVNTTDSAVRIVHLPTGVVSECQQERSQLKNKEMAMKKLRAKLFSMHLEEETNKRYNARKIQVGSKGRSEKIRTYNFPQNRVTDHRINKSVHDLETFMQGEYLLDELVQSLKDYADYESLVEVISKKL; encoded by the exons ATGCGATCCCAGCTTCTGCGGACTGTGGTCCGGTGTCTAGGGGCCCGGCCCGCTGTTGCCCTGGCCCGCCGGCACGCAAGCTGCGGGAGCCCGGTTCTGGAGGAGTTGTTTGCCCGCGGCGGGCCTTTGCGGACCTTTCTGGAGCGCCAGGGCGGGTCTGAATCCCAGTTGCAGGTCAGAGGGCCTGAGCTGGTGGCCGCAGCCAAGCTGCTCGGCGAGAAAGAGCAGGAGCTGCGGGAGACTGAGCGCTTACTGCATG aTGAAAATGAAGACTTAAGGAAACTTGCAGAGAATGAAATAATTTCGTGTCAAAAAGAAGTAGCCCAATTGAAACACCAG ATTATCTTACTTTTGGTTCCCTCAGAAGAAACAGATGAAAGTGATTTGATCCTGGAGGTAACTGCAGGAGTTGGGGGTCAGGAGGCAATGTTGTTTACTTCAGAGATATTTGATATGTATCAGCAATATGCTGCATTTAAACGATGGCATTTTGAAACCCTGGAATATTTTCCAAGTGAAATAG GTGGGCTTAGGCATGCATCTGCCAGCATTGGGGGTTCAGAAGCCTATAAGAACATGAAATTTGAAGGAGGTGTGCACAGAGTACAAAGGGTGCCCAGGACAGAGAAACAAGGCCGCATCCACACCAGCACCATGACTGTAGCAATACTCCCCCAGCCTACTGAG ATTAATCTAGTGATTAATCCTAAAGACTTGAGAATTGATACCAAGCGAGCCAGTGGAGCTGGGGGTCAGCATGTGAACACCACCGACAGTGCTGTCCGCATAGTCCATCTTCCAACAG GTGTTGTTTCTGAATGCCAACAAGAGAGATctcaactgaaaaataaagagatggccATGAAGAAGTTACGTGCAAAACTGTTCAGCATGCAtctagaagaagaaacaaataaaagatacaaTGCTAGAAAGATTCAG gttGGAAGTAAAGGAAGGTCAGAGAAAATAAGAACATATAATTTTCCACAGAACCGGGTCACAGATCACAGAATAAACAAGTCAGTTCATGATCTTGAAACTTTCATGCAAGGAGAATATCTACTGGATGAACTTGTACAGTCACTGAAAGACTATGCTGATTATGAATCTTTAGTAGAAGTTATTTCTAAAAAACTTTAA